The DNA window ACACAGCTAGAAACTAAAACATCAGAAACTAACATGTTAAATGCCAAGGTCCTAACCACATGGCCTGGGTTCAAGGCCTCCTTATAAGTAAACATTTAAGAATTTTCTTGTTGAGCTCTATCCACGCTGAATAAAGCCTAGGCAATACCCCCTATACTGACAAGAACAGTAGTTTGCCTAACATGGTAGTTAGTCAGGTAAGTCTTTTCTTCAGGTCCCAAAGCATCAGCTGCAGCAAACAGGGTTTCTTCCTATCAATCTTGGGATATTTTCaatcagaaatttttttaagtttcttttttaaaaacagaagtgatGGAACTACTATTTAGCCAAATGCCATTTGAGTGGTGAACGAAGTATTGAGATGTTAGAGATTTATGTTCTTCTCACATGTAAATTCCTGTCTTTCAGCGAGGCAATGAGATTCCGTTGAAATAGTGGATTCAGttcttagtttcttttcctttacatatatatatatttcttttttttgaaaagctCTATTACAATCATACCTTTAAACAGTTAATCTAGATTTCATCTCTTGTTGAAATTCTTTTCCAGCCAACGCCGGACTTCTTGAAGGTTGTAGTAGAAGGGCCCCTTTCCTCCCAGGTAAGCAATTTTCTGTCTCTGCACAATACACACACGTTCGAAGGCTACCCCATAAGCTACATTGGCATTATTGTCCATGCGGTCAGCCACAACTCGGCACTGGGGCGGCAAGGAGAAACGCTCCAGAAGCTGGTGGGCTGCGGCACATCGGTCTTCCTGGTTCCGATGCTTCTTCACctcaaaagataaagaagaatCTCCGGGTACTGCCCAACCATCTGAAGGATGAGCCTCATCAATGTAGACCAACAGGAAGTCAGCTACAGATGAGAACTCCTCTACCAGTTTGTTGAAAGCTGGCAGCTGGTTAGTAAAAGGAGGTCAAGTGGCTGAGCCAAAATTGACCACAAGTGGACGCTCAGGGCTGGCAAAGTCAAGAAGGTGGCACTCAGCTCCAACAATTGTCTTCTCCTGGGCACCATTTTCACTGTTGTCACCTCCTTCAGGATTGGAGAGTTGCACCACACTAGAATTGGGGGCATTTTCACCCAATTTCACCTGATTGTGAataaaaggaagagggagagaatattACATTAAACACAGTCACTTCAATTTACTCTATATAAAAACAATTAGCTCTAATAAAATGTGGTAAACATATGTTGATTTGAGCAAACAGGCATCATGGCAGGTAATGTAAAGAATGgtcctaaagaaaataaaagtcttctTCATTCTGTGTAGTCAATGAAggcaattatttttatcattgacaGCACTGCAGTTAACTCTCTACATAATTAAGTTGAGGCTGGTATTCTTCACTATCCTTACTTGGCTGTCAATGCTTAACACACATTATATAACAAATGATTAATtgacttcatttaaaaagttaaatggtCTACCTTAAGACAAATTATCATAGTCATTGAATAAAGTACCTCTTTCTGAATTCCCACTTCTAAATTCTAAAGTATTCAGGAAAAACCTTTATTTTCTTGCATGATGTGAAGTCATTTAATCTCACTCAGTGGACAGTGATACCAATGGGTTCTAATCCTGGCCAGAGCTAGAAAACATGGGGCCCACCATTTATAAAAAGAGTGCATCCCACATAACCTCTTCATAACTTCatttcccatctgcaaaatgacaataataataatgcctgtcTTCCTCATACAGTTATAGAAGGATATCATGAGGGAAATATCTTTTTGTACATGAAAACTCACTGTGTAGATGTTGGTTGCCATTATCAGATGCTACTGAAACATGTAAAACAGAATGCCACCTTTCCTGGgtaattctatatatatatacttttttttttttaattatccttAGAAGTGAATTGAACTCTTGTCAGTAGGACCTCCCTGGATGCTTCTATAGCTACTGCCTACTTTGGGTTTTTATGTCTAGAACCTCATCatttcattaaacaaacaaatgaacaactaaaaacataaaactatttcagatttatacttttaatttctcagttttcatgttttttatctgtttatttcatctttttatctaGGAAGTCacaaaacatttacttttctatCATCCATTTTATTAACAAGCTCCTCTGAATTATGAAATACTCAGGCAGAACAGATGcaaaagaaaattctggaagaaatccaagatggcagaggaataagtggaagctacactaacctcctcccagggccagtctggaattacaactgaattgtagagaaatcattcagaataaccaactgaacatagctggagagaagcctcataaccaaggacagacagaagaaaccacttcagcACAATGTGACTGGCAGAGGAGGcaccagagggctggctgggctaccatgggcagcagctgaagtttcagagagatatttcagcagctgaagggttccccctgagaagtgtggggtctaaactccaagctgggctccccagtctaTAGCACCAGAGTcagaaaagaacccagataacatccagctgtgaaaagcaacaggggttctgtctgccagggagagatggctggagagcctcttaaagggccaatgcacaaaattttgtttgcagccacttaccctgggctccagcagaggcggggaactgggggggggggggcgcagagTGGATTAGGGATGCTtgaggagaggctggggctgatggctttggggagagatCTGAAGGAATAGCAACCAAGatccctgtgctcagtcattccCCATAATGCAGAAgtcatctctctcaggcagaccATTCCCCTctgagtggcatcagcctgatGGGAAGCAATATCCctgcctgcaggaattactctgctccTTCCTGTGGTGCTTAAGGCAGATTGCTGATCACAACCTGACTAGATTAACAAACTGAGGCTTAGCAGCTGATTAGTTTAGCATCCAaggaggaaaatacaaagaagcagccaaaatgggaagataaagaaacagaacccaagtgaaagaacaagagaattatCCAGAAGAGCtagataaaatggaggcaagcaatttatcagatagagagtttagagtaatgattataaggatactcaacagcatgaaaaaagacatagaaaccataaaaaaggatcagtcagaaataaagaatgccgTATCTGAGATAAAttatacactggaaggaataaacagaaggttaaatgaagcagaggatcaaatcagtgttttgaaagacacgatagaaaaaaaacacccaggcagagcaccaaaaagaaaaaagaataaaaaaaaatgaagagaccttaagaaacattttggacaacatgaagcagaataacatccacatcatgtgaatatcagaagaagaagagagtgagcaagggattgaaaacctacttgaagaaataatgaccaagaacttccctaatctagtgaaggaaaaatttacgtgagtccaggaagctcagagaatccaaaacaagttggacccaaacaggcctacactgagacacatcataattaaagtgacaaggtttaaagacaaggagagaatcctaaaagctgtaaaagaaaagcaggtagttacctataagggagcaccaattagactggcatctgattactcaacaaaaacatttcaggccagaagggaatggtgaGAAATATTCCAGCAAGgaatgataaaaagcaaggaccaacaaccaaggctactttaaccAGTaagattatcatttaaaaatgaaggagaaataaggagctacccagacaagaaaaagctaaaggagtttgttaacaccaaaccagtactgcaacaaacaTTAAAGGCcttgttttaagaagaagaagaaaaagagaaagaaaaaaaaagaggaaaacagtctaacaataaaatggcactacatatgtatctatcgataatcaccttaaatgtaaatgacttaaatactCCATccaaagacagagggtagctgaatggataagtaaacaagactcatatatatgctgcctccaagagacccatctcagattgaaagatacacacagactaaaagtaaagggtagGAAAATGAtacttcatgaaaatggaaaaaaaaaaagctggggtagcagtacttatatccaacgaaatagactttaaaaccaaagctatagtaagagacaaagaaggacattacataatgataaaggaaacaatccTACAAGAGGATATGACCCCAGTAAACATTTAAGCATccgacataggagcacctaaatatgtaaagcaaattttgatggacataaaaggagacatcgacagaaatatagtcatagttggggattttaacaccccatagACTTCAGTGTGTAGATCTTAcaggcagaaaatcaaaaaggagagagtggctttaaacaacatactagatcaaatggattcaattgatatcttcagaacatttcaccccaaagctgcagaatatacatacttttcaagtgcacatggaatgttttctaggataaaccacatgttgggacacaaaacaagtctcaataaatttaacaagactGAAATTCTATCAAGCATcatctctgaccacaatgttatgaaactagaaatcaatcagaagtagaacattaaaaaacaatcaaagaCATGGAaggtaaataacatgttattaaatgatgactgggtcaacaacaagatcaaggaagaaatcaaaagataccttgaaacaaaggaaaatgaagacaaacaatcccaaatctgtgggacactggaatAGCAATCctgagggaaattcatagtgttacaggcttattttaaaaaacaagaaaaatctcaaataaacaatctaacttcaaacttaaaggaacttgaaaaagaacaacaaataaagtccaaagtgaatagaaggaaggaaataataaaaatcagagaagaaatagaatagaataaatgaaatagagtcaaaaaaa is part of the Desmodus rotundus isolate HL8 chromosome 7, HLdesRot8A.1, whole genome shotgun sequence genome and encodes:
- the DIO2 gene encoding type II iodothyronine deiodinase isoform X1 encodes the protein MGILSVDLLITLQILPVFFSNCLFLALYDSVILLKHVVLLLSRSKSTRGEWRRMLTSEGMRCIWKSFLLDAYKQVKLGENAPNSSVVQLSNPEGGDNSENGAQEKTIVGAECHLLDFASPERPLVVNFGSATUPPFTNQLPAFNKLVEEFSSVADFLLVYIDEAHPSDGWAVPGDSSLSFEVKKHRNQEDRCAAAHQLLERFSLPPQCRVVADRMDNNANVAYGVAFERVCIVQRQKIAYLGGKGPFYYNLQEVRRWLEKNFNKRUNLD
- the DIO2 gene encoding type II iodothyronine deiodinase isoform X2, whose product is MGILSVDLLITLQILPVFFSNCLFLALYDSVILLKHVVLLLSRSKSTRGEWRRMLTSEGMRCIWKSFLLDAYKQVKLGENAPNSSVVQLSNPEGGDNSENGAQEKTIVGAECHLLDFASPERPLVVNFGSATUPPFTNQLPAFNKLVEEFSSVADFLLVYIDEAHPSDGWAVPGDSSLSFEVKKHRNQEDRCAAAHQLLERFSLPPQCRVVADRMDNNANVAYGVAFERVCIVQRQKIAYLGGKGPFYYNLQEVRRWLEKNFNKR